GGATTGGGGAACGGGAGCAAGAATTATGGCTTGAGAGTAGTTGTTTGGAGGGAGGTTAATGGCTGGCGCCCGGATGGGACGGTATGTGGGAGGTGGGGATATTTCAGAGTATGGCGGTTGTGGTGGTGGTGCGAAAGTGGTTGGACAGCCACATTTGGCGCAGCAGGATGTGATTTTTGTGGTAGGGGTAGAGGAGGGCGGGCTTTCGGGGGAGTGATCATGTTGATGCGATTCAGGTTCCATGTTTGGAGATCAAGGGAAACCGGTAGCGTCCAGAAGAATGTGTTGTTATGGGCCGAATCGCAGGGTAATGGGATGTCGTTGGTTATGTAAATTTACCAACGACATGTTGTTCATTTGTTCATTGGTTTGACTGACCTGCCGTTTATCAATAAATAGTCTTTTGAGTTGAAAATCTGGGTTTCATCTCTCATTTGACGTCAATGGGTTGGGCAACAATTGCCCCAACAAAAAGCATCTCACCGCTAGAAAGGCCGTTACAACAATCTAATGTTCCCGGAAGTTTTCAGGGAGATCAAATTTTCCCGGCCCGTCTGTATCAAGAGAAAAGTTCTCACCATTTATTAAAGTACCTTTCTTTTCagtataattttttgaaattagttAACTTTTATAAGaaatctctaatttttaaaaactcgaaaaaattaaaaaaatatataaatcatcattttttttttaattttaaaaattaataacccTACtgtacttaaaattttttaatctgaattttaaaTGTAACTGGTATTATGATGGGTTTGAAATTGGAGTtggagttttcttttttttttttaatcttcaattaaaaatagaagtttaaacaataaattttgaagttggTGAAAAAATCTTTGcacatttttattatacatcAGAATTGCAACATATAGATCGAAACGATGCGTTTTGAAGTAGATTTATacatctctaatttaaaaagaCTTATCTACACCCCGTAACTATTATATTACGCactacatacacacatacatacgtGTATCGTTTGTGTTGTTTGTGCTGGTATCTGCgtcattatttttcttaatcacACGAGTGTTTTGCACGTGTTTGTTCGAGGGTCCCACATTGCAGGCACTAAATACTTGCGTCCATTTAACCCATTCGCATTGTAGCTAGCTCCGGTGGTTTTGTCCACCAACACCTGACCTGGATACCCCGGATACGCCCCTTTTCCAAATATTCCCGTGCACGCACTAACTGCCTCAAGAGGCGCGTCTGCTGGCCCCTGAAAGTACCCGTTATTGAACGGATTCGTCACCATTCCCGCCAAAACCGTGGCTAGATTGATGATCATCCCGTCAACTCCGACGTCTCCGTTTGGAGCAACTAATGGCGGAGTCTGTGGCCCGTAAATAGGTTGATGAAACGGCCACGCGCACTGACCTGGACACTGACTCATGGAGTTACCAACCCAAGCATAAGCAAATTTGCCCTTCTTGTTTTGACCAGAACCATGGGTCCCGCAACGACTCATGCAGAAACCATCAACAGCCACGTCAGCAGATGTCAACAAAACGTTAACTGCATTGTTAATACCTCCTGCTTTCGAAGACAAAGCTATGAGTTGTTCGGCTGTTAGTAATTTTCCCAGCGAGTATTTTTCATCAACAATCTGATTTCCCACAACGACGGAGCGTCGACCGCCTTTGTAAGCCTCAGTGGTTTGCCACCATGAAGAAACGGAAGGCTTTGGGGCTTTATCAGAGCTTAATGAATTAAGAAAGTCAACGATTACAGACCTTTGAGCTGGAGAGAAGTTGCCATACCAAACAAGATTAACGGAGACGTTGCCGTTCAGAAGTGGACCGTTGTGATACTGCAGAACAAGTGGTTGTTGCTCAACAAGAGCGGAGAGTGTTCTGGATGTGGCAAGGCAAGTGTTAAGCAGAGAAAGAGATAGTAAGAGAAGTGaagagaagatgatgaagagatTTGAAACAGAAGCCATTGTGTGTGAGAAAACTGATATTTGTTTAATCGGAATAGTTTGAAAATGTTTGATGAGAAAGGGGAGGAGTGGATTACGgtttttatatgataaagaaagaCGGAAGATGCCAAGATGGTGGGTGCGAAGACAGCTGGCCAATAAAGAGATAAGTGCCTCATGGGTTGCAGttgaataagaaaatcataGTAATGAGGAATATAGGAGTGTTTAATAAGGAAGGCGTACGCAGTGAAGggaagaaattaaagaagttTGATCTTATCACCTGATACGGTTAACTTATTAACTGGTGGGCGTCCCAGACATGAATGCTTCTGGCTTCTCTGTGAAACCATTTGTGCGTGCACTGCGTTGGGGAAACAAAGTCAAAAGAGTTATCCAAATTGGGCTTTGCAGGGAAAATACTTGCGCGGTTTAGCTGTcccattattatttattatgtcaCCCTTCACAGCTGGTCCATGAGCAAACGAACCTATGGAATCGGGGTCGGTGGACACTAGATGCTTCGgtttcattatgtaattaaagcTAACTTCAATACATTTAGTTCTAGTCTCGAAGAAtggttgaatttaaataaaatatattctagtttgaatttaaattttgtttgaacaTGCTTAAAGAGTTTAAGTtcaactataaaaattaaatatttttaaacttacacTTAAACTCGAGTTTATGAGTGTTTATCTTGTCAaattcttaagtttaaaaacttttaatacaaatcgattaaaataacatcattttgattaatatttattaaaataatattactttaattatttttactcaattatattatcaaatcaaatttaaaatttgattcgaaCTTAAACTAAGTTCAActcttttcaatattataatcaaGCCCAAAACGAGACATATGATTGGGTAACGTTTCTCTTAACTTTTATCCTAAAACGATGTTGTTATTATGTTACAAAATATACATATCACAAAAACTTCTTGTTTCACTTTCACCCTACACACAAATTTGTTTTAGTTTTCTACAAACCCAAAAATTGATTTCTTGATTTTCGACTTGTCAAATTTTGCTAACCATGAACTTGATTTCTCAATTTTCCCCTAAACTCAATTTGCTGGAATTTTCATAATCTCTAAAATCAATTGCTTGATTTTTCCTTTAACTTCATTTCTGGGCTTTTCCCGTAAAGCCGAAACTCAATCTATTCGATTTTTCTATGATTGCTATAATCGATTTCTCAACTTTTCTGTAACCCAATACAATTTCCCGATTACTTTTTCCCATTGACCACTCTATTCCTTCATGTTTCAATTCTCTCAACTTTCTTATTTTACATGTTGTGTTTTATGGAACTTGTAGAATTGTTTCCTTACTTTTGGATTTTCATTAATGTTCTTTCCTTACTTTATTTAACTTGtagaattatttgttttctttattttcttttggtacTGCTTGGAAATTTGTCAGAATCATCCGCAGGGtgttgttttgaaaaaatttaaggaTACGAGGGATGCTCAGAAGAAGTGTATAAAATTGATGAATGGACTATGGTAATCCTTTACAacctaaaatttgtttttagtttggttttggTGATGAATGGACTAAGGTCATTAACAGTACTTGAAATGCATTACTCTTCAAACCTTTAAGATATTTCTCTGTATATTATTCCATTCCTAACATTGATACCATACCATAcagaaagaatataaaaatggtGTGCATTTCTCTTTAATTTCAATGAAGAAATGAATGCAGTGGATGATTCCAATTATATTGAGGCCAACAGACTTTTTCCCAACCCAAGGTTAAGTGAAAATCTTTGTTTATAtccttcaacttttaaaaattcaaaaacccaccaattaacaaaattttatttaaaaaattcaattaatattaaagacaaaatcattatttaataaaataatttcaaaaaataaaattttattacattttttctttcaatttaaaaatttaacaattttttctcacccaaaatttaaaaaatagtaattttatctttagGATTTTGGAATTATTGTCAAGGATGACGAAGTTCATCCTCTCCAGCCTTGTTGGCTCACCCTCCACTCTTATCTTCTCCTATTGAATTGTTCTCACCCACCAATAATAAGTATTTTCTCCTCCGATGAAGATAATTCAACGAAGATAGTTTTATTTTCGTCGGAGCTCATCGCTTTAATCGATGGGTGGGGAACAAGTCAACACAGAGAGATAACCTTGGTGGGAGGATGAGCATGGTCAGATAAGGTGAATTTTGTCGTTGTtgactataattttaaaaatctatagatgaaattgttattttttaaactttaggtgagaaGAAAATCAGTTTGTAAACTGAGAAGagaatatgtaataaaattttaatttttaaaattattttattaaattataattttagatttaattttaattaagaattttaacaaaatttggttGATGGGAGGATGTTCGAGTTTAAAAATTAGAGGGGTTctctgataatatttatagtccAGTTGTGCGTCCCAGCCTGTCTCACTAATTATGGTCCCTATGCTGTGAGCCCTTCTAGATAAATCCTGAAACGATGGAAGGGGCAGTGTCCCGCAGAGATTCTTTAATTAGGTTGGCGGAGTTGAACAATTGAACGAATCCGCCAGCCACGCTTTAAAAAATTCCAATAAGCTGCATACATTCAAATCATGTTTAATTAGTGGAAAAgcattatttatattctaaagTGAATCATTAGTCAACTTTCAGGCTCGCAACATTATCCTATACTCATTACTTTGGAACTATTTTCaactttgtctttattttttatgcgtTGGTGGATTTTTGATAAATGGTGGCTTTTCGGTGGTGTGGTCGGCCGCGAGTTCTTAATTATGGAAAAAAACTACacataatctaattattttaaaaaggccGAAAagcttgttcccacccaaggttaaatATAACCTTAAACTCTCAtcgtttaatttttaaaaatttaaaatcttatctataaacaaaattttaattaaaagtaagagtaaaataattatttaacagaaaattttaaaaattaaatctctcagtttaaaattttaataatttttttttattaaaaatttgaaaaataataattttatctctaaaattttgaaaccatcatcaaagacaataaaaattatcatctcCGGTCACATTTATTCTTCCATTGGGGTTCTCTCTTTGTTGATCAAACACATCCCTTTGATTAAAGCGATTACCTTCAAATTGTTTTCGTCATCGTGTAGGAACAACTCAATAgaagaaaataagttaaaagaGGGAGTTAATGTAATCAGAAATGGTAAACTTTATCGTCTccaacaataatttcaaaaccttagaaaaaaattatcattttgaatggaaaaaaattattaaaattttaaattaaaagagaaaaatgtaataaaactttagttttttaaatttttttgttaaacaaTATTTTGTCCTTAACATcaactaaagttttttaacagaatttttcTCGTAGatgagagtttaaatttttgaatattaaaatatataagtttaagattataataaactttgggtgagatggagtcttttggccttttgaaaaatataatatttaccaTACGTATAAAGGTAGGAGCATAGAAGAGGAAAAAGAGGCTTCACTCTATAGTCGAATGGTCGGAAAGGTGAGGCACTAACACAAAACGAAATCTCAGGAAGTGGAATTTGCGAGATGAGGTCGGTgcttacaaattaattaagtttgcGATGAAGTGCATTCGCATGTGAAGTCCAGCGGATAAATCGTGCCATGGGCGAACTTTGCGTCAAAGTCATGGCTCTTGCTTCAACCTGCTGCATGCCTATGGAACTGATGTGTGCATATACGCGTATGGTGATCCGTTAAATGTGTTGAGTGCGTAGACAAATTCGCAATTGCGGGCTTATTGTCAGCATTGGCGAGCCAAGACTATTGGAATACGTCAGTGTGCAATTTAGGTCACGGATATTGCTATATGCACTTGATTGCTGCTCTTGAATTTAATATCAATGCATATCATTACTTCAACAAtacaagtttgaatttgtttatacaattttttattacgaactaatatatgtaatttagaACCTTATACCAAACGGATGATACATCATACTGAATTTGGTTAGACCCAACATGTCACAAATATTACAGGTTTGATAACATTGTTGTCCAAACTATTATATCTAGTTACTATACTAACAAACAGAATATCTAgtgaatgttatttttgaagGTCGTCGGGAGATGTTGCCTATTGAGTACTATTTAGAACTTTGGGCTTGATGATGTAAGTCTAACCTCCTTTATAGTCAAAAGAGGGCCACGACAGATTGAGAAAAGTTTGATCCTTGATTTCTACAAGTGGAGATGCCTAACCTGACAAGGTGGGAGCATTAATTATCAACGCGTTGGTTTTGTTACTTAATGGTGCACGGCTACTCATGCCTTCAAAAGAATGTCATAAACATTACCGTGTATTGCCAACTAAGTAAGAAATAGGACAACGAGAAGCCAGCCGAATGGAGAGTGAAATCCATAATTTCGAATAGGCcaaatgatttatatatatatatatatattttaagggCATATTCGAATGAATAATAATGGGCATTCTTTTGTAGTAAAGAGGTCCGGCAAGAAACTATTCTTCTTACAGTAAGTATACATGTTATGAAAAGTAATGATGTGTGAAAATTGTTGACACAAATTGCCGTTTGAAAGAAGCAAACCAAACCAATTTGCTCTTCTATTATTGTTAATCCGCAATAgcacaacaaataaataacGAATCAAAGAATTGAACTATCTCCAGCTATATAATTAACTATACATTCTATTAATAATTACTAGACTTTTCCCTTCTTAGACCAAAGTTGAGCAAGACGATGTAGAAGGATCATAGAGAGCAGGAAGCAAGTATTTCCTTCCATTGATACCATTTGCATTGTAACTAGCGCCAGTTGTAGAATCCACCAACAAGTTCCCTGCATAACCAGGATAAGCCCCATTGCCATATATACCAGGACAAGCTGATGCAGCTTCCAGTGGTGCCTCTTTTGGGCCCTGAAAGTAGCCATTCCCAAATGGGTTAGTGGCGGTTCCAGCCAAAAGGCTAGCCAAGTTGATCACCATTCCGTCGAGACCCACATCGTTGTTTGGTGCAACCAAAGGTGGATTCTGCGGTCCGTAGACCGGTTGGTGGAATGGCCATGCGCACTGACCGGGGCACTGAGTCTCGGAGTTACCAACCCAGATGTAGGCAAACTTGTAGTTCTTGCCCTTAATTTGGCCACTCTTGGATCCCGGAGCAGACCCATGAGTCCCACATCGGCTCATACAAAAACCATCAACGGTTACATCAGAAGACGTCAACACAACGTTTATGGCATCTTTTTGCTCACCCTTTGAGGCCAAAGCAACGAGCTGTTTGTTTGAGAGCGATTTTCCAAGCGAGTAATTCTCATCAACTATTTGTTTTCCAAGAGAGAGGGAAAGACTGCTTTTTTTGGAGCTTAGGTGGTAGTATATCTCAGTGGTTTTCCACCAAGTAGCAACTGAAGGCTGATTAGTTTTTGCCGATGAAGAAGAAGACAGTGAGGTTATGAAATCTGAGATGATGGCTTTCTGGGAAGGCTTGAACTTTCCGTACCAAATGAGATTAACAGAAATTTTTCCAGAAAGAAGAGGACCATTGTGGTATTGCAAGAGTTGAGACCCTTGATCTTGTACAAGCTCATTAAGAGTTCTTGCAGCCAAGGAGATTTgaaataaagagataaaaaggAGTAGTTTAGAAACAAAAGAAGCCATTTCTTGAGGAGAAAAAAGCTTAAAGAAAACGAACGCTAGAAAGTTTGATGTTTTTTTGTGTGTTGAGATGAAGAGAAATGAGCAGTATATATATAGGTATTTTTAACGTGTTTTTTAAAAAGGAATGAATTGAAGGAAACTGCCAGGAAGAGACGGCTTCGCCATTTTCGAGTCTCGACCTAGCCAGTAAGATAAATAAGACCCCGGTCACCCCGCTAAACGCGTTCTAAACAAATAAATCCCACTGGCGCCTCTACCACCAAGGGAGCGTGAAAGTCAAGCCTCATTCTCTCCTCACTCTCTCATTTTCAACTCATAATCCTTCTCCAGCGCTACAGCTGAGTCATACTTTCCTAGAATAATGACAGTTAAATACAACTTGCTAGGAACGATGGGcaaattgaaaaaagagaaatatgtaAAGATTTAGAACAGGCTGGATAAACATAACTACTGGGAAGTGTGAATTCAGATAGCTGGCAAAAAGCGAATGGGCAGAAGAGGATCATCGGGGTATCCAAGATGCACCATCCAAGAGCAGGCACCATGTATACTCATGCATCATAGATGTACACTcgtatatatcataaaatacaccCATGTACCAAGATTAATGGAACCATGCATGTCCCCATAATAAATTTGGTGTCTTTTAGATGCGTCTAGTATGCTTGTGCATCTATGTTGTAAGTTTATCCACAAAGGTATATATAATTCggttcaaatcataaaattaaatcaaactatttaaaaattataatttggttcggtttaaattttaaaatggtttggttttgGTAAGAATTTTCTAAACTGTTTTTCAGTTCAGGTTATagtttaaatgattttcaaactaaaatcaaTCTAtgaacttattttttcatatttattttatcattttcttcacatatatattatagatatattttatatttattttacatatgtttattatattttagaaaactataatttgattgattttattaaattatatatatataaatgtttttaaaatattcaaactatgGTAGTTGAATCGTatgttatattgtatattaaaaacttaatttatcatattttgtgatagattaaatgatattttttttaaaattaaaataataaaatattataattcacacgttattattttttaaaaatatcacaaacaccttaatattttaaaattttttatatacaccctTAATGTActatcattttttcttaaaaaatatatcaattcatatcagtaatatatatcgtattacaagatatgtattatattatatgagatatttattatatcgtattaatttgatacaccttataatacgtattattttCTATCTATATCATATCACATTGTATCATAggatatgatatgtatcatgtattttaagatattgataactatgattCAAATTGTAATCCAAATTAGactaaaccgtatttttttaatttggtttgaaaatttttcaaattattattttttgtttgatttaaaaaatttgccAAATCACATCAAACATGACCGTGCATCAACTTGTACATATTCATTTCTTAGGGCAAAAACCCAACcattcaaattttgttcataCTCATCGTACACGAATCTAGATTTCTAGATAACTTAAGCATGAAAGGCTACAAACAACTGTGCATAGAAAATGCACGCTTGTATAGACATTTTGCATGCCCATGAAAGGTTGTAACTTCTTCCTTATGGGCGTGTTATACTAGGCAATCACATAAGGGTGTATCTACCATACCACATGCTTGTGTGTGCATTTCTAAATCCAAATGCTCGTTCTTCTTGCCCCTAACAGACGAGAGCTATTTCTAAACTAAGACAAACAAGCACGTTTGATACTTAATATGAGTGTATATCACACTTCTACAAATTTCTCCTTCTCTTGAATTTGCATTTTTCGACAAACAAACtttaatatacatatacataataAGATAtcaatgtatataaaatttaagtatataatttattgatattaaattaaaaataggccaaacaactatttcccacccaaggtatgttgtaatgacaagtttccaccctttaactatagaaataacAAATATCCACCCacgaccggttaaatttaacagaaccctaacgcctgaaaattttatctctttttgccccccttaactttcaaaactaaaattttccctcaacctaagttttgaaaaatgacagtttcaccctagggtttggttttgaaatctccggtgacctctctggctccgttgccgacgacctctctctcccgaagagtcctctccttccggcgatcccTTTCCTCTCATTTAGAGGTCCGATCTGCGTCGGAGACGTcttgagagacgaagaacttcgtcaaagaagacgaagatgaagtcgtcgtcttcccagaagaagacctttGGGAAGACGAccatcttcccagacaaagacgacggcttcgtcttcgtctgggaagacgaagaacttcgtcttccacaatgaagttcttcgtctcccaagacgtctccgacgtcgattggaccaaatgggaggaaagagatcaccgaAAGGAGAGGCctcttcgagagggagaggttgtcggcaacggagccggagagatcgctgaagatttcaaaaccaaaccctagggtgaaactaccattttttaaaacttagacgggggaaaaatttttgttttcaaactttagggggtaaaaaaaaaattatattttaatttattttttaatattataaaaaaatgacaattttacccttatccccattaattttaattgcttatgggtgggtgtttagtgtttctatagttaaaagacatacatttgagaaaacatcaaactttgggtgggaaatagttgtttggccttaaaaataacataaaatttatctatacGATgagatattattgtttttaagtAAAAGGTTTTGTATTATCtcaccaattttttaaatacacagGTCCATCTTGCTGGGGATAAGTTTCTGCTGTTACCGAAGAATGGGCATATCTCTTTGTGAGTAGAGAATTCAGAATTGTGTGTCAGCATTGAGGAATGATGTGTGAAAACTGTTGACACGAACTGCCCTTTGAAAGAAGCAAACCAAACCAATTTGCTCTTCTATTATTAATCCGCAATAgcacaacaaataaataacGAATCAAAGAATTGAACTATCTCCAGCTATATAATTAACTATGCATTCTATTAATAATTGCTAGACTTTTCCCTTCTTAGACCAAAGTTGAGCAAGACGATGTAGAAGGATCATAAAGAGCAGGAAGCAAGTATTTCCTTCCATTGATACCATTTGCATTGTAACTAGCGCCAGTTGTAGAGTCCACCAACAAGTTCCCTGCATAACCAGGATAAGCCCCATTGCCATATATACCAGGACAAGCTGATGCAGCTTCCAGTGGTGCCTCTTTTGGGCCCTGAAAGTAGCCATTCCCAAATGGGTTAGTGGCGGTTCCAGCCAAAAGGCTAGCCAAGTTGATCACCATTCCGTCAAGACCCACATCGTTGTTTGGTGCAACCAAAGGTGGATTCTGCGGTCCGTAGACCGGTTGGTGGAATGGCCATGCGCACTGACCGGGGCACTGAGTCTCGGAGTTACCAACCCAGATGTAGGCAAACTTGTAGTTCTTGCCCTTAATTTGGCCACTCTTGGATCCCGGAGCAGACCCATGAGTCCCACATCGGCTCATACAAAAACCATCAACGGTTACATCAGAAGACGTCAACACAACGTTTATGGCATCTTTTTGCTCACCCTTTGAGGCCAAAGCAACGAGCTGTTTGTTTGAGAGCGATTTTCCAAGCGAGTAATTCTCATCAACTATTTGTTTTCCAAGAGAGAGGGAAAGACTGCTTTTTTTGGAGCTTAGGTGGTAGTATATCTCAGTGGTTTTCCACCAAGTAGCAACTGAAGGCTGATTAGTTTTTGCCGATGAAGAAGAAGACAGTGAGGTTATGAAATCTGAGACGATGGCTTTCTGGGAAGGCTTGAACTTTCCGTACCAAATGAGATTAACAGAAATTTTTCCAGAAAGAAGAGGACCATTGTGGTATTGCAAGAGTTGAGACCCTTGATCTTGTACAAGCTCATTAAGAGTTCTTGCAGCCAAGGAGATTTgaaataaagagataaaaaggAGTAGTTTAGAAACAATAGCAGccattttttgaagaaaaaatagaaGCTTTAAGAGACGATGAAGCCTAGAAAGTTTGGTGTTTTTTGGTGTGTTGAAGTGAAGAGAAATCAGCAACATATATATAGGTATTTTTTAACGTGTTTCTTAGAAAGGAATGAATTGAAGGAACCTGCCAAGAAGAGATGGCTTCGCCATTTACGAGTCCCGACCTAGCCAGCAAGATCAGGAAGACCCACTAAACGCGTTCCTTAATCCAAAACAAACGAGTAGATCTCATCCCACTCACATCTCACTTAACGAAGGGAGCGTGAAGTCAAGCCTCGCATACCCCATTCAACTCGTAATCCTTCTCTGGCGCTACAGCTGAGTCATAGCTTGCTAGTATAATGACAGAAATATCCAACCTGTTAGGAAGGGCAAATTAAAAACGAATAACTAAAGGTGCAGGACAGGCTGGATCGAATAATGTGCATTGAGATAGCTGGCAAAAAGCGAATGGGCAGAAGGGAAGCAAAGGGGTATCCTAGATGCACTATGTAAGAACAAACGCCACGCATGTTCCTATATCTTTGATGCACGTTCGTACATTGTGTAGCGCACGAAGATGAGCGAGACCGCGCCTCTCCTGTATTCGATTATGTAATTTTGACCACTTCTAGATATTTCAAGTATTCTCGTACACTAATGTTATATCTGATAAATGAATAGGTGAATCAcgtatgaataaaataaaaaaatacataaagattaaaaataaattaatttataagagtaataatttttaaaatttgtatttgatCTTATGGATAAATATTGATCTATCagttatttgttaatattattttttatttatattattttaatatatttattttataatttttaatatttttttcaaatagtcTATAAAGAGGATACCGTGAAATAATGAAAATCtaccttaaattataaaaatgttttagatAGATTCAAAGGATTTTAACATTGAAcacaaaatgaatatatataataaagtatttaatgctcaaattctataaatttgttttcaatataacaaattctttaatttatagtggatttgagtttatttcttatcaaaagaataaaatatgtaaaatttatgttaagttTGTTGTAAGtttgatgtaaaaaaaaaaagaaaaagatgactAGGAAATAGATCACGAGTTACCCGTGGGTACGATTTACCGATTTTGCATTCTTGTACATGTCCTTTTTCAAGCCATTCACAAGGAAGAGCTTCTCGTACATCAATACTCGCTCAATACTCAAGCAAGAGTTAACGAAACCAAAGTCAAAGCTTGATGCACATGCATGCACAAGAATGTTGCATGCCTGTGCATACACAAATATGAAGAATCAATGACAAAGCCTCTTGTACATCTTTATCGTGCTGAGTCCAAGTCAAATTTAAGCTCTTTATAGTCAAAGATCCATACGTGCCCTTGCTTTCAGTGTGTGCACGCATGTGCATCTTTATATAAAGAGT
This is a stretch of genomic DNA from Mangifera indica cultivar Alphonso chromosome 11, CATAS_Mindica_2.1, whole genome shotgun sequence. It encodes these proteins:
- the LOC123229090 gene encoding protein EXORDIUM-like 2, which codes for MASVSNLFIIFSSLLLLSLSLLNTCLATSRTLSALVEQQPLVLQYHNGPLLNGNVSVNLVWYGNFSPAQRSVIVDFLNSLSSDKAPKPSVSSWWQTTEAYKGGRRSVVVGNQIVDEKYSLGKLLTAEQLIALSSKAGGINNAVNVLLTSADVAVDGFCMSRCGTHGSGQNKKGKFAYAWVGNSMSQCPGQCAWPFHQPIYGPQTPPLVAPNGDVGVDGMIINLATVLAGMVTNPFNNGYFQGPADAPLEAVSACTGIFGKGAYPGYPGQVLVDKTTGASYNANGLNGRKYLVPAMWDPRTNTCKTLV
- the LOC123229451 gene encoding protein PHOSPHATE-INDUCED 1-like, whose product is MASFVSKLLLFISLFQISLAARTLNELVQDQGSQLLQYHNGPLLSGKISVNLIWYGKFKPSQKAIISDFITSLSSSSSAKTNQPSVATWWKTTEIYYHLSSKKSSLSLSLGKQIVDENYSLGKSLSNKQLVALASKGEQKDAINVVLTSSDVTVDGFCMSRCGTHGSAPGSKSGQIKGKNYKFAYIWVGNSETQCPGQCAWPFHQPVYGPQNPPLVAPNNDVGLDGMVINLASLLAGTATNPFGNGYFQGPKEAPLEAASACPGIYGNGAYPGYAGNLLVDSTTGASYNANGINGRKYLLPALYDPSTSSCSTLV
- the LOC123229449 gene encoding protein PHOSPHATE-INDUCED 1-like produces the protein MAAIVSKLLLFISLFQISLAARTLNELVQDQGSQLLQYHNGPLLSGKISVNLIWYGKFKPSQKAIVSDFITSLSSSSSAKTNQPSVATWWKTTEIYYHLSSKKSSLSLSLGKQIVDENYSLGKSLSNKQLVALASKGEQKDAINVVLTSSDVTVDGFCMSRCGTHGSAPGSKSGQIKGKNYKFAYIWVGNSETQCPGQCAWPFHQPVYGPQNPPLVAPNNDVGLDGMVINLASLLAGTATNPFGNGYFQGPKEAPLEAASACPGIYGNGAYPGYAGNLLVDSTTGASYNANGINGRKYLLPALYDPSTSSCSTLV